From the Chitinophaga lutea genome, the window AGCTTCGAGCCCGTGGCCGAAGGCACGAAAGTAACATGGACGGATAAGGGGAACATGGGCAACAACCCGATGTACAAGTACATGGGCCTGTTCATGGACGGTATGATGGGCGGCAACATGGAAAAGTCGCTCGACAACATCCGCAAAATGGTGGAGAATAAATAACCGTTTGTTAATGATATATCGAAACCTGCACTCTTGTGCAGGTTTTTTTGTGCCCTGTCGTAAATCACCCCTTATCTTGGCCCAAGTGCCCTCGCCTGATTCAACGGAGTATCGTAAGTTTGGGGTATTCAATTATCCACCAAAAAAGTAATCATCATGGCACACGTTAATCCTTATCTGACATTCGGCGGCAACTGCGAGGAAGCATTCAATTATTACAAATCCGTACTCGGCGGCGAATTCCTCACGGTAATGCGCTATAAAGACATGCCCGGCCCCCATCACCAGGACCCGGCAGACGACAACCTGGTGATGCACGTGGCATTGCCGATCGGCAAAAACTCATTGCTGATGGGCGGCGACCGGCCCAAATCTTTCGGCCCCGCCGAGCTCGGCAACGTGTTTTCCCTGGCCATCGATCCGGACAGCCGCGAGCATGCGGACAAGCTCTTTGAAGGCCTTTCCAGCGGGGGCAAAGCCGACATGCCCATGGGCGACGCTCCCTGGGGCGCGTATTTCGGCATGCTCACCGACAAATTCGGGGTGCAATGGATGATCAACTACGACGCCAACCCGAAACAGTAACGAACCGTTCAAACATAAAAAAGCCTCCGGTGTATAACCGGAGGCTTTTTTGTTACGGCGGTAATGCCGGATTATTTCAGGATGCTGCCGTCGTTCACGATGTATACACTGTTGAGGAATACAGTGGAAGAGGTCGCATTCGTGTTTTGTTTCGCCGGGATGGTAAGGCGGAACTCTTTCGCCACCGGGTCCTGGAAACCGGCATACGTTGCTTTCGCGTAGGCCAGCCAATCTTTGATGCCCGTGCTGGTAAACCAGAGCTGACCGCCTACATAAGCGTGGAACACATGGTTCGCGTCTACG encodes:
- a CDS encoding VOC family protein; amino-acid sequence: MAHVNPYLTFGGNCEEAFNYYKSVLGGEFLTVMRYKDMPGPHHQDPADDNLVMHVALPIGKNSLLMGGDRPKSFGPAELGNVFSLAIDPDSREHADKLFEGLSSGGKADMPMGDAPWGAYFGMLTDKFGVQWMINYDANPKQ